A single Planctomycetota bacterium DNA region contains:
- a CDS encoding DUF1553 domain-containing protein, whose protein sequence is MPELLACLWRRAAALLSLIITLSSVGALAAAAERPIEFNRDIRPLLAEYCLACHGPDSANRKADLRLDQRQAAIDAGAIVPGNEKASELIARVLSGDPEQVMPPADTTKKLSPAQKDLLRRWVASGAEYQVHWSFIPPRRPALPAVKQTDWVRTPIDRLVLARLEAAGLKPAPEADRRTLARRLSLDLTGLPPEPADVDAFVADTSTDAYEKYVDRLLESPAWGEHRGRYWLDAARYADTHGIHFDNMREMWSYRQWVIEAFNRNLPFDRFTVEQLAGDLLPTPTLDQRIATGFNRCNITTNEGGIIDEEYAVLYTRDRTETTSQVWMGLTAGCAVCHDHKFDPLSQREFYELAAFFNNTTQATRDGNIKDTPPVVVVPTEEDEARWSALQGELAALQGKVDANRTVARKVFDKNWLPTARTSSIAGHLPHDGLQFHALCSEGVGNTLHAAVEGQMRALALAKPLQWQPGHVADKGLRTSKDQPIDVDDVGGFDTKDAFSFGAWVRIPGARQTGALLSRMSEKDHFQGWDLYIDEGVRFGVHFVAKWEEDGIKLQSNTQLKPNDWAHLFVTYDGSGKAAGINMYLNGLPAASKVTTKNTVLKGSIKANVPMALGRRHSTWPIDGAVLNDIRVYSRALKATEVEQLARGTRSLAVVAKAADKRTQAELGELFDWWFNQFDATSRQLGAELAKLRGEEAQIKGRGTVAHVMNEKGEAPMAYILYRGDYDKRRDEVNADTPDILPAMDSELPRNRLGLAQWLLDADHPLTTRVTVNRFWQEVFGAGLVRTAGDFGATGELPSHPELLDWLAVEFRESSWDVKRFFKLLVTSATYRQSAVADKLKLEKDPANRLLSRGPRFRMDGEMLRDYALASSGLLVRKLGGPSVKPYQPDGVWEAVAMIGSNTRDYKADKGEGLYRRSMYTFWKRSAPPASMDIFNAPSREICCVRRERTNTPLQALVTLNDPQFVESARHLAQRAVLEAGSAAGANASTDDAAADDARVDFIARRLMARSLRPAELEIVKKSLAQLRAYYQAHADDAQALVAFGDSPAEAKVDAVQLAAWTMLVNEMLNLDEVLTK, encoded by the coding sequence ATGCCAGAGTTGTTGGCTTGCCTGTGGCGGCGCGCGGCTGCGCTCCTTTCTTTGATCATAACGCTGTCGAGCGTGGGCGCGCTCGCGGCGGCGGCCGAACGACCCATCGAATTCAATCGGGACATTCGCCCGCTCCTGGCTGAGTATTGCCTGGCCTGTCACGGTCCCGACTCGGCCAATCGCAAGGCCGATTTGCGCCTCGACCAGCGCCAGGCGGCCATCGACGCCGGCGCGATCGTGCCGGGCAATGAGAAGGCCAGCGAGCTGATCGCGCGGGTTCTGTCGGGCGATCCCGAACAGGTCATGCCGCCGGCCGACACGACCAAGAAACTGTCGCCGGCCCAGAAAGACCTGCTCCGCCGCTGGGTCGCCAGCGGGGCCGAGTACCAGGTCCACTGGTCGTTCATTCCGCCGCGCCGTCCGGCCTTGCCCGCCGTCAAACAAACCGACTGGGTCCGCACGCCAATCGATCGCTTGGTCCTCGCGCGCTTGGAAGCGGCGGGCTTGAAGCCTGCGCCCGAGGCCGACCGGCGGACGTTGGCGCGGCGGCTGAGCTTGGACCTGACCGGGCTGCCGCCCGAGCCGGCTGACGTCGACGCGTTCGTGGCCGACACCTCGACGGACGCGTACGAGAAGTACGTCGATCGATTGCTGGAATCGCCGGCCTGGGGCGAGCATCGGGGCCGCTACTGGCTCGACGCGGCCCGCTATGCCGACACGCACGGCATTCACTTCGACAACATGCGCGAGATGTGGTCCTACCGGCAATGGGTGATCGAGGCGTTCAATCGAAACCTGCCGTTCGATCGATTCACCGTCGAGCAGTTGGCCGGCGACCTGCTGCCGACGCCGACGCTCGACCAGCGGATTGCCACCGGCTTTAACCGTTGCAACATCACGACCAACGAAGGTGGCATCATCGACGAAGAGTACGCGGTCCTCTACACCCGGGACCGGACCGAGACCACGTCGCAAGTCTGGATGGGGCTGACGGCGGGCTGCGCGGTTTGTCACGATCACAAGTTCGATCCGCTGAGCCAGCGCGAGTTCTACGAGCTGGCCGCCTTTTTTAACAACACCACCCAGGCCACCCGCGACGGCAATATCAAGGACACGCCGCCGGTGGTCGTGGTGCCGACCGAGGAAGACGAGGCCCGCTGGTCGGCGCTGCAAGGGGAGCTGGCGGCCCTGCAAGGGAAAGTCGACGCCAACCGGACGGTGGCCCGCAAAGTGTTCGACAAGAACTGGCTGCCGACGGCACGCACCAGCTCGATCGCCGGGCACCTGCCGCACGACGGATTGCAGTTCCACGCCCTGTGTAGTGAAGGAGTCGGCAACACGCTGCACGCCGCGGTCGAGGGGCAGATGCGAGCGCTCGCGCTGGCCAAGCCGTTGCAGTGGCAACCTGGCCACGTGGCCGACAAGGGGCTGCGAACGTCGAAGGATCAACCAATCGACGTTGACGACGTCGGCGGCTTCGACACCAAGGACGCCTTTTCCTTCGGCGCTTGGGTACGCATTCCCGGCGCGCGGCAAACCGGGGCGCTCCTCTCGCGGATGAGCGAGAAAGATCATTTTCAAGGCTGGGACTTGTACATCGACGAAGGGGTCCGCTTTGGCGTTCACTTTGTCGCCAAGTGGGAAGAAGACGGCATCAAGCTGCAAAGCAACACGCAGCTCAAGCCGAACGATTGGGCCCATCTGTTCGTGACCTACGACGGGTCGGGCAAGGCGGCGGGCATCAACATGTACCTGAACGGGCTGCCGGCCGCGTCGAAAGTCACGACCAAGAACACGGTGCTGAAGGGGAGCATCAAGGCCAACGTGCCCATGGCGCTGGGGCGACGGCATTCGACGTGGCCGATCGACGGCGCGGTCTTGAACGACATTCGCGTTTACAGTCGGGCGCTCAAGGCGACCGAGGTCGAGCAACTGGCCCGCGGCACGCGCAGCCTGGCCGTCGTGGCCAAGGCGGCCGACAAGCGCACGCAAGCCGAGCTGGGCGAGCTGTTCGACTGGTGGTTCAACCAGTTCGACGCCACCTCGCGACAGTTGGGGGCCGAGCTGGCCAAGCTGCGCGGCGAAGAGGCGCAAATCAAAGGGCGCGGCACGGTGGCCCACGTGATGAACGAAAAGGGCGAAGCGCCGATGGCGTACATTTTGTACCGCGGCGACTATGACAAGCGCCGCGACGAAGTCAACGCCGACACGCCCGACATCCTGCCGGCGATGGACAGCGAGCTGCCGCGCAATCGGCTGGGCCTGGCCCAATGGCTGCTCGACGCCGATCACCCGTTAACCACGCGCGTGACGGTGAATCGCTTCTGGCAGGAAGTGTTCGGCGCTGGCCTGGTCCGCACGGCCGGCGACTTTGGCGCGACGGGCGAGTTGCCGTCGCATCCTGAGTTGCTCGATTGGCTGGCCGTCGAGTTCCGCGAGTCGAGCTGGGACGTGAAGCGATTCTTCAAGCTGCTGGTCACCTCGGCGACCTATCGCCAAAGCGCCGTGGCCGACAAGCTGAAACTCGAAAAAGACCCCGCGAATCGCCTGCTCTCGCGCGGGCCACGGTTCCGGATGGATGGCGAGATGCTGCGCGACTACGCCCTGGCCAGCAGTGGACTGCTGGTGCGGAAGCTTGGCGGGCCGAGTGTGAAGCCTTACCAGCCGGACGGGGTCTGGGAGGCGGTGGCGATGATCGGCAGCAACACGCGCGACTACAAAGCCGACAAGGGCGAGGGGCTGTATCGGCGGAGCATGTACACGTTTTGGAAGCGCTCGGCCCCACCGGCGTCGATGGATATTTTCAACGCGCCGAGCCGTGAGATTTGCTGCGTGCGGCGCGAGCGGACCAATACGCCGTTGCAGGCGCTGGTGACGTTGAACGATCCCCAGTTCGTCGAGTCGGCGCGGCATCTGGCCCAGCGGGCGGTGTTGGAAGCGGGCAGCGCGGCCGGCGCGAATGCCTCGACCGACGATGCCGCGGCGGACGACGCGCGGGTCGACTTCATCGCCCGGCGGCTGATGGCCCGGTCGTTGCGGCCCGCAGAACTTGAGATCGTGAAGAAGTCGCTGGCCCAGTTGCGGGCGTACTACCAGGCCCACGCCGACGACGCCCAGGCGCTGGTCGCGTTCGGCGATTCGCCGGCCGAGGCCAAGGTCGACGCGGTGCAACTGGCCGCCTGGACGATGCTGGTGAACGAGATGCTGAACCTGGACGAAGTGCTGACGAAGTGA
- a CDS encoding DUF1501 domain-containing protein encodes MNLFHETMRNVTRRHFLAQGSHLLGGAALATLAGERAFGATTNAGAATARTHFPPKAKHVIYLHMVGGPSQIDLYDYKPKMLEMYDKDLPESIRNGQRLTTMTSGQKRFPIAPSKYKFAQHGQSGMWVSELLPWTAKMVDQMCFVRSMHTEAINHEPAISYIQTGNQITGRPCLGAWTSYGLGSLNEDLPTFVVLVAKPSNVEQVQAISARLWSSGYLSGEHAGVAFRSAGDPILYINNPPGVPTDVRRNTLDGLKALNEMTYRELGDPETHTRIQQYELAFRMQTSVPDLTNLANEPDRTFELYGDEAKKAGSFANSALLARRLVERGVRFVQIYHNNWDTHGNVAGRLPSQCKDVDQACYGLINDLKQRGMLDDTLVIWGGEFGRTIYSQGGLTKENYGRDHHPRCFTMWMAGGGIRPGTVYGETDDFSYNITKNPVHIRDFHATTLKLLGFDHQRFSYRYQGLDQKLTGVEPAHVIKELLA; translated from the coding sequence ATGAATCTGTTTCATGAAACGATGCGGAATGTCACTCGGCGGCATTTTCTGGCCCAGGGGTCGCACCTGCTGGGCGGAGCGGCTTTGGCGACGCTGGCCGGTGAGCGGGCCTTTGGCGCCACGACCAACGCTGGGGCCGCCACGGCGCGAACTCATTTTCCGCCCAAGGCCAAGCATGTGATCTATCTGCACATGGTCGGTGGGCCTTCGCAGATCGACTTGTACGATTACAAGCCGAAGATGCTCGAGATGTACGACAAGGACCTGCCCGAGTCGATCCGCAACGGGCAGCGTTTGACCACCATGACGTCGGGCCAGAAGCGGTTCCCCATCGCCCCGTCGAAGTACAAGTTTGCCCAGCACGGCCAGTCGGGTATGTGGGTCAGCGAGCTGTTGCCCTGGACCGCCAAGATGGTCGACCAGATGTGCTTTGTCCGCAGCATGCACACCGAAGCAATCAACCACGAACCGGCGATCAGTTACATTCAGACCGGCAACCAGATCACCGGCCGGCCGTGCCTGGGGGCGTGGACCTCGTACGGCCTAGGCTCGTTGAACGAAGACCTGCCGACGTTCGTCGTGCTGGTCGCCAAGCCGAGCAACGTGGAACAGGTGCAGGCGATTTCGGCCCGGCTCTGGTCGAGCGGCTACTTGTCGGGCGAGCACGCCGGCGTGGCGTTCCGCTCGGCGGGGGATCCGATTTTGTACATCAACAACCCGCCCGGCGTGCCGACCGACGTGCGGCGCAACACGCTCGACGGGCTGAAGGCGCTGAACGAGATGACCTATCGCGAGCTGGGCGATCCCGAAACCCACACGCGGATTCAGCAATACGAGCTGGCCTTCCGCATGCAGACCAGCGTGCCCGACCTGACCAACCTGGCCAACGAGCCGGATCGGACGTTCGAGCTGTACGGCGACGAGGCCAAGAAAGCTGGCTCGTTCGCCAACAGCGCGCTATTGGCTCGGCGGCTGGTCGAACGTGGCGTGCGGTTCGTGCAGATCTATCACAACAACTGGGACACGCACGGCAACGTGGCCGGGCGCTTGCCGTCACAATGCAAGGACGTCGACCAGGCCTGCTATGGGCTGATTAACGACTTGAAGCAGCGCGGCATGCTGGACGATACGCTGGTGATCTGGGGTGGCGAGTTCGGCCGCACGATTTACTCGCAGGGCGGACTGACCAAGGAGAACTACGGCCGCGACCACCATCCGCGCTGTTTTACGATGTGGATGGCCGGCGGCGGCATTCGGCCGGGCACGGTGTACGGCGAGACGGACGACTTCTCGTACAACATCACGAAAAACCCGGTGCATATTCGCGACTTCCACGCCACGACGTTGAAGCTGTTGGGCTTCGACCACCAAAGGTTCAGCTATCGGTACCAGGGGCTCGACCAGAAGCTGACCGGCGTCGAACCGGCGCATGTGATTAAGGAACTACTGGCGTAG